Proteins from a genomic interval of Clostridium sp. AN503:
- the mutS gene encoding DNA mismatch repair protein MutS → MMVQYMETKKQYHDCILFYRLGDFYEMFFDDALTASRELEITLTGKECGLEERAPMCGVPYHAVDAYLSRLVQKGYKVAIAEQMEDPKQAKGLVKREVIRVVTPGTITSAQALDETRNNYLMGIVYLGDRMGVSVADITTGDFLVTEVSSERSLYDEINKYSPAEIIYNDAFSMSGISLEDLKDRYHFACSTVDSHYFQDESCRKVLREHFKVGSLEGLGLADYDCGVIAAGAVLQYLYETQKNTLDHLTTIVPYSTGNYMVLDASTRRNLELLETMREKQKRGSLLWVLDKTRTAMGARLLRTWIEQPLIDREEILKRQTAIEELNLNYISREELGEYLNPVYDLERLIGRISYKSANPRDLLAFCNSIAMVPHIKTLLKEFTSPNLRSLEEALDPLEDLESLIRSAIVEEPPIVVREGGIIKDGFHEEADRLRHAKTEGKTWLAELEARERDKTGIKNLKVKFNKVFGYYFEVTNSFKDMVPDYFIRKQTLTNAERYTTDELKNLEDVILGAEDKLFSLEYELFCQVRDAIAAEVVRIQQTARAIATVDVYVSLSTVATRNNYVKPSINEKGTIQVKGGRHPVVEKMMRDDLFVANDTYLDNGKNRISIITGPNMAGKSTYMRQTALIVLMAQIGSFVPADQANIGICDRIFTRVGASDDLASGQSTFMVEMTEVANILRNATRNSLLILDEIGRGTSTFDGLSIAWAVVEHISNTKLLGAKTLFATHYHELTELEGIMSGVNNYCIAVKEQGDDIVFLRKIIKGGADKSYGIQVAKLAGVPDTVINRAKELVEELIDTDLTTRTREIAEGNATAVSHKPVPKPDEVELSQLTLFDTVREDDIIEELKGLELGNMTPIDALNILYRMQTKLKNRWGGEV, encoded by the coding sequence ATGATGGTCCAATATATGGAGACCAAAAAACAATATCACGACTGTATCCTGTTCTACCGCCTGGGCGACTTTTACGAAATGTTCTTCGACGATGCGCTGACCGCATCGCGGGAGCTGGAGATCACCCTGACAGGAAAGGAATGCGGGCTGGAGGAACGCGCACCCATGTGTGGCGTTCCTTATCATGCTGTGGATGCATATTTAAGCAGGCTGGTGCAGAAGGGCTATAAGGTAGCCATCGCAGAGCAGATGGAGGACCCGAAGCAGGCCAAGGGACTGGTGAAACGGGAGGTGATCCGGGTGGTCACGCCGGGTACCATCACCAGTGCCCAGGCCCTTGACGAGACCAGGAACAACTACCTGATGGGGATCGTCTATCTGGGCGACCGGATGGGCGTGTCGGTAGCGGATATCACCACCGGGGATTTCCTTGTGACGGAGGTGTCCTCCGAGCGTTCCCTGTATGATGAGATCAATAAATATTCCCCCGCGGAGATCATCTATAATGATGCCTTTTCCATGTCGGGCATCAGCCTGGAGGATTTAAAGGACCGGTATCATTTTGCATGCTCCACGGTGGATTCCCATTATTTCCAGGATGAGAGCTGCAGGAAGGTGCTGAGGGAGCACTTCAAGGTGGGAAGCCTGGAAGGGCTGGGGCTGGCGGACTATGACTGCGGCGTGATCGCGGCTGGGGCCGTGCTCCAGTACCTCTACGAGACCCAGAAAAACACCCTGGACCATCTGACCACCATTGTGCCTTATTCCACCGGCAATTACATGGTATTAGACGCGTCCACCAGAAGGAACTTAGAGCTTCTTGAGACCATGCGGGAAAAACAGAAACGGGGAAGCCTTCTCTGGGTGCTTGACAAGACCCGGACGGCCATGGGCGCAAGGCTTCTGCGCACCTGGATCGAGCAGCCTCTCATTGACCGGGAAGAGATCCTGAAGCGCCAGACTGCCATTGAGGAGCTGAACCTAAACTACATAAGCCGGGAAGAACTGGGAGAGTATCTAAATCCCGTCTATGACCTGGAGCGTCTGATCGGGCGGATCAGCTATAAGTCCGCCAACCCGCGGGATCTGCTGGCATTCTGCAATTCCATTGCCATGGTCCCCCACATCAAGACACTGCTCAAAGAATTTACAAGCCCCAACCTGCGCAGCCTGGAGGAAGCGTTGGACCCGCTGGAGGATTTGGAGAGCCTGATCCGGAGCGCTATCGTGGAGGAGCCGCCCATCGTTGTGCGGGAGGGCGGCATCATAAAGGACGGTTTTCACGAGGAAGCAGACCGTCTGCGCCACGCAAAGACGGAGGGGAAGACCTGGCTGGCGGAGTTAGAGGCGAGGGAGCGGGACAAGACCGGCATCAAGAACCTGAAAGTAAAGTTCAACAAGGTGTTCGGATACTATTTCGAGGTGACCAATTCCTTTAAGGACATGGTTCCCGATTACTTTATCCGCAAACAGACCCTGACCAACGCGGAGCGGTATACCACGGACGAGCTTAAGAACCTGGAGGATGTGATCCTGGGAGCGGAGGACAAGCTGTTCTCCTTAGAATACGAACTGTTCTGCCAGGTCCGTGACGCCATAGCAGCGGAGGTGGTCCGCATCCAGCAGACAGCCCGGGCCATTGCAACGGTGGATGTCTATGTTTCTCTGTCTACGGTAGCCACCAGGAATAACTATGTAAAACCGTCCATCAACGAAAAAGGCACGATCCAGGTGAAGGGCGGCCGTCATCCGGTGGTGGAAAAAATGATGCGGGATGACTTGTTTGTGGCCAATGACACCTACCTGGATAACGGGAAGAACCGGATCTCCATCATCACCGGTCCAAACATGGCGGGGAAATCCACCTACATGCGCCAGACTGCGTTGATCGTTCTGATGGCGCAGATCGGCAGCTTTGTGCCTGCGGACCAGGCAAATATTGGGATCTGCGACCGGATATTCACCCGTGTGGGAGCGTCAGACGACTTAGCCAGCGGACAGAGCACCTTCATGGTAGAGATGACGGAGGTCGCCAATATCCTGAGAAATGCCACCCGCAACAGTCTCCTGATCCTGGATGAGATCGGGCGCGGGACCAGCACCTTTGACGGCTTGAGCATCGCCTGGGCCGTGGTGGAGCATATCAGCAACACGAAGCTTTTGGGAGCCAAGACGCTCTTTGCCACCCATTATCATGAGCTGACCGAGTTAGAAGGGATCATGAGCGGCGTCAACAACTACTGCATCGCGGTGAAGGAGCAGGGGGACGATATCGTGTTCCTGCGCAAGATCATAAAGGGCGGGGCAGACAAGAGCTATGGCATCCAGGTTGCGAAGCTGGCGGGCGTGCCGGATACGGTCATTAACCGGGCAAAAGAGCTGGTGGAAGAGCTGATCGACACAGATCTGACGACCCGCACCCGGGAGATCGCGGAAGGAAATGCAACTGCCGTCAGCCACAAGCCGGTACCGAAGCCGGACGAGGTGGAGCTAAGCCAGCTCACCCTGTTTGATACGGTCCGGGAGGATGACATCATAGAAGAGCTGAAAGGCCTGGAGCTGGGCAATATGACGCCCATCGACGCCTTGAATATCCTGTACCGCATGCAGACGAAGCTTAAGAACCGCTGGGGCGGAGAAGTGTAA
- the mutL gene encoding DNA mismatch repair endonuclease MutL — translation MPNIHVLDQNTINKIAAGEVIERPASVVKELLENAIDARATAVTVEIREGGISFIRVTDNGCGIPKADIPLAFLRHSTSKIQSVEDLFTVSSLGFRGEALSSIAAVAQVEVITKTSDSLTGSRYQIEGGEEKSLEEIGAPEGTTFIARNLFYNTPVRRKFLKTPMTEGAHVADLVEKIALSHPEISIRFIQNNQNKLHTSGNHNLKDIIYTVFGREITSNLLPVERKSEVISVSGFIGKPVIARSNRNFENYFINGRYIRSGIICKAIEEAYKPFMMQHKYPFTMLHFSIEPEFLDVNVHPTKMELRFRDGELIFTMIRDAISDALMHKELIPEVVLDEKKKREEEARELRRINQEKRIPIPEPFEQKRMKKLGQGAVAGTDQKPSGSETATQEEAWKAFAQPAGTYEADRAAKPSDNLVRDAMGHYGDYESRHSERTGNPIRPENPIKPSKTIDMDSETGAIGATQLNAQPEQPAGEPAARQVQMDLFEEKLLEPKARSRHKLIGQLFDTYWLVEFNEQLYIIDQHAAHEKVLFEKTMRSLKTRQYTCQMVNPPIILTLSSNEEVMLKKNLNYFTDIGFEIEPFGGKEYAVRGVPDNLFSIAKKELLMEMLDSLSEDTLAGNAEMIYTKVATMSCKAAVKGNHRLTAVEADELIDQLLDLDNPYACPHGRPTIISMSKYELEKKFKRIV, via the coding sequence ATGCCCAATATCCATGTGCTGGACCAAAATACGATCAATAAAATAGCAGCCGGAGAAGTCATCGAGCGCCCGGCGTCCGTGGTGAAGGAGCTTTTGGAGAATGCCATCGACGCCAGGGCCACCGCTGTTACGGTGGAGATCCGGGAGGGCGGTATTTCCTTTATCCGGGTGACGGACAATGGCTGCGGGATTCCGAAAGCAGATATCCCCCTGGCTTTTCTGCGCCATTCCACCAGCAAGATCCAGAGCGTGGAGGATTTATTTACCGTATCTTCCCTGGGGTTCCGCGGCGAGGCGCTTTCCAGTATCGCGGCTGTGGCGCAGGTGGAGGTCATTACCAAGACCAGCGACAGCCTGACCGGATCACGCTATCAGATTGAAGGCGGGGAAGAAAAGAGTTTAGAGGAGATCGGCGCTCCGGAGGGGACCACGTTCATTGCGCGGAACCTTTTTTACAATACCCCGGTGCGCAGGAAGTTTTTGAAAACCCCAATGACGGAGGGCGCCCATGTGGCGGACTTGGTGGAGAAGATCGCCCTTTCCCACCCGGAGATATCCATCCGCTTTATCCAGAACAACCAGAATAAGCTGCACACTTCGGGCAATCATAATCTGAAGGACATTATCTACACGGTATTTGGCAGGGAGATCACATCCAACTTACTTCCGGTTGAACGGAAAAGCGAAGTGATCTCTGTATCCGGGTTTATCGGGAAACCTGTGATCGCCCGGAGCAACCGGAATTTTGAAAATTACTTTATTAACGGACGATATATCAGGAGCGGCATCATCTGCAAAGCTATCGAGGAAGCCTATAAGCCTTTCATGATGCAGCATAAATACCCGTTTACCATGCTGCACTTTTCCATCGAGCCGGAATTTTTGGATGTGAATGTACACCCCACCAAGATGGAACTGCGGTTTCGCGACGGGGAGCTGATCTTTACGATGATCCGGGACGCCATATCAGACGCCCTGATGCACAAAGAGCTGATCCCTGAGGTCGTGCTGGATGAAAAGAAAAAGCGGGAGGAAGAGGCCAGGGAGCTGCGCCGGATCAACCAGGAAAAACGGATTCCCATACCGGAGCCGTTTGAGCAGAAACGGATGAAAAAGCTGGGGCAGGGGGCTGTGGCGGGAACGGATCAGAAACCGTCCGGAAGTGAAACAGCAACTCAGGAAGAAGCATGGAAGGCGTTTGCACAGCCTGCCGGCACTTATGAAGCGGACAGGGCGGCGAAGCCGTCAGACAATCTGGTCCGTGATGCCATGGGGCATTATGGAGATTATGAAAGCCGGCATTCGGAAAGAACAGGGAATCCAATAAGACCGGAAAATCCGATAAAACCTTCTAAAACAATCGATATGGACAGCGAAACGGGAGCCATAGGGGCGACGCAGTTAAACGCCCAGCCTGAGCAGCCCGCCGGTGAACCGGCTGCCCGCCAGGTACAGATGGATCTCTTTGAGGAGAAGCTTTTAGAGCCAAAGGCCCGGAGCCGGCACAAGCTGATCGGCCAGCTCTTTGACACCTACTGGCTGGTAGAATTTAATGAACAGCTCTACATCATCGACCAGCACGCGGCCCATGAGAAGGTCCTGTTTGAAAAGACCATGAGATCCTTAAAGACCAGGCAGTACACCTGCCAGATGGTCAATCCGCCCATTATCCTGACCCTGAGCAGCAACGAAGAGGTCATGCTGAAAAAAAACCTGAACTATTTTACCGATATCGGGTTTGAGATCGAACCGTTTGGCGGAAAAGAATATGCGGTCCGGGGCGTTCCGGACAATCTGTTTTCCATCGCAAAGAAAGAGCTGCTGATGGAAATGCTGGACAGCCTTTCAGAGGATACGCTTGCCGGAAATGCGGAGATGATCTATACAAAGGTCGCCACTATGTCCTGCAAGGCGGCTGTGAAAGGAAACCACAGATTGACCGCTGTAGAGGCGGATGAGCTGATCGACCAGCTTCTGGACTTGGATAATCCGTACGCCTGCCCTCATGGACGGCCGACCATTATCTCCATGAGCAAATATGAGCTGGAAAAGAAATTTAAACGGATTGTGTAA
- the miaA gene encoding tRNA (adenosine(37)-N6)-dimethylallyltransferase MiaA yields the protein MKRPLIILTGPTAVGKTSLSIQLAKALNGEIISADSMQVYQHMDIGSAKVTQAEMEGIPHHLIDVLEPWEEFNVTRFQSMAKEAMEGIYARGHVPIVTGGTGFYIQALAYDIDFKENEGSADIRRELERLGEEQGGEYLHQMLAKIDPESAGMIHANNRKRVIRAIEYYQMTGEPISEHNRREREKASPYQLFYYVLTCDRQALYDRIEQRVDQMLKAGLVEEVKKLKEMGCTRSMVSMQGLGYKEILDYLDGTCTLEEAVYVLKRDTRHFAKRQITWFKRERDVRWLILEEFGGDREKILAHILREFVAVI from the coding sequence ATGAAGCGACCACTTATCATCCTGACGGGACCGACTGCGGTTGGGAAAACCTCCCTTTCCATCCAACTGGCAAAGGCACTGAATGGGGAGATTATCAGCGCCGATTCCATGCAGGTCTATCAACATATGGATATCGGTTCTGCAAAGGTCACCCAGGCAGAGATGGAGGGAATTCCACATCATCTGATTGATGTGCTGGAACCATGGGAAGAATTTAATGTAACCAGATTCCAGTCTATGGCAAAGGAAGCCATGGAGGGGATTTATGCCAGAGGACATGTGCCCATTGTGACAGGAGGGACCGGCTTTTACATCCAGGCCCTGGCCTACGATATTGATTTTAAAGAAAACGAGGGCAGTGCGGATATCCGGCGGGAGCTGGAGCGGCTGGGAGAGGAGCAGGGCGGCGAATACCTGCACCAGATGCTTGCAAAGATCGACCCGGAGTCCGCCGGGATGATCCATGCCAACAACCGGAAGCGCGTCATACGGGCCATCGAGTATTACCAGATGACCGGGGAACCCATATCCGAACACAACCGCAGAGAGCGGGAAAAGGCGTCTCCGTACCAGCTGTTTTATTACGTGTTGACCTGCGACCGCCAGGCGCTTTACGACCGCATTGAGCAGCGTGTGGACCAGATGCTTAAAGCAGGGCTTGTGGAGGAAGTGAAAAAGCTTAAAGAAATGGGCTGCACCCGCAGCATGGTCTCCATGCAGGGGCTGGGGTACAAAGAGATCCTGGATTATTTGGACGGGACCTGCACTCTTGAGGAGGCTGTGTACGTGCTGAAGCGGGATACCAGGCACTTTGCAAAACGGCAGATCACCTGGTTTAAGCGGGAGCGGGATGTGCGGTGGCTGATCCTGGAAGAGTTCGGCGGCGACAGGGAAAAGATCCTTGCCCATATATTACGTGAATTTGTAGCTGTTATATGA
- a CDS encoding methionine gamma-lyase family protein, which yields MNFTVRRKRIVELEQMYRELGISTEVLKFGTEIERHLKERFEAIDANAEYNQMKVVKAMQDARVSDIHFAATTGYGYNDLGRDTLEEVYAKAFHGESALVRPQLISGTHALHIALSGNLRPGDELLSPVGKPYDTLEEVIGIRESVGSLKEYGVVYRQVDLLEDGSFDFEGIRRALNEKTKLVTIQRSKGYATRPTLSVEKIGQLIAFIKEIRPEVICMVDNCYGEFVERMEPTDVGADMIVGSLIKNPGGGLAPIGGYIVGRKDCIDRASYRLSAPGLGKEVGASLGINQSFFQGLFLSPTVVAGALKGAIFAANIYEKLGFAVVPDSTESRHDIIQAITFGTPEGVVAFCQGIQAAAPVDSFVTPEPWDMPGYDAPVIMAAGAFVQGSSIELSADGPIKPPYAVYFQGGLTWYHAKLGILKSLQKLKDAGLVTL from the coding sequence ATGAACTTTACAGTGAGGAGAAAGAGAATAGTGGAACTGGAACAGATGTATAGGGAACTGGGCATCAGCACAGAGGTGCTCAAGTTCGGCACAGAGATAGAGCGGCACTTAAAAGAACGGTTTGAGGCGATCGATGCCAACGCAGAGTACAACCAGATGAAGGTAGTGAAGGCCATGCAGGATGCAAGAGTCAGCGACATCCATTTTGCGGCGACCACCGGCTATGGCTACAACGATCTGGGCAGGGATACGCTGGAGGAGGTATACGCTAAGGCATTCCACGGAGAAAGCGCCCTGGTGCGTCCGCAGCTGATCAGCGGGACCCATGCGCTCCATATTGCCCTGTCCGGCAATTTGCGTCCGGGAGATGAGCTTTTATCTCCGGTGGGTAAGCCTTACGATACCTTAGAGGAAGTGATCGGTATCCGGGAATCCGTAGGCTCCTTAAAAGAGTACGGAGTCGTTTACCGTCAGGTGGATCTTCTGGAGGATGGTTCTTTTGACTTTGAGGGGATCCGGCGTGCGCTGAACGAAAAGACAAAGCTGGTGACGATCCAGCGCTCCAAGGGCTACGCCACCCGTCCGACCCTTTCTGTGGAGAAGATCGGGCAGCTGATCGCATTTATCAAGGAGATCCGTCCGGAAGTCATCTGTATGGTGGACAACTGCTACGGGGAATTTGTGGAGCGGATGGAGCCTACGGATGTGGGCGCAGATATGATCGTCGGTTCCCTGATCAAGAACCCCGGCGGCGGCCTGGCTCCGATCGGCGGATACATTGTTGGACGAAAAGACTGTATTGACCGGGCGTCCTACCGGCTCAGCGCCCCGGGACTCGGCAAGGAGGTAGGCGCGAGCCTGGGAATCAACCAGTCCTTCTTCCAGGGGCTGTTTTTATCACCGACGGTGGTAGCCGGAGCCTTGAAAGGCGCTATCTTTGCAGCCAATATTTATGAAAAGCTGGGTTTTGCCGTTGTGCCTGACAGCACCGAATCCCGCCACGATATTATCCAGGCCATCACCTTTGGCACGCCGGAAGGCGTGGTGGCATTCTGCCAGGGGATCCAGGCAGCCGCTCCCGTGGACAGCTTTGTGACGCCGGAGCCATGGGATATGCCGGGATACGATGCGCCGGTCATCATGGCGGCAGGCGCTTTTGTACAGGGCTCCTCCATCGAGCTTTCCGCTGACGGGCCGATCAAACCGCCGTATGCGGTATATTTCCAGGGCGGCTTGACCTGGTACCATGCGAAGCTGGGGATCCTAAAATCCCTGCAGAAGCTTAAGGATGCCGGGCTGGTGACGCTTTAA
- the radC gene encoding DNA repair protein RadC produces MMNHTTMKELPLDARPYERCLREGPEHLSDAQLLSIIIRTGSKEESSLELASKILALNYPREGILGLLHLSLPQLMSVKGIGKVKGIQLLCIGELSRRIWKKKNLEQPLSFQNAKDVADYYQEDMRHKEQEQFRMMMFNTRQVMLGEVLLTQGTVNASFASPREIFLEALRHQAVSLILVHNHPSGDPEPSLEDIRLTKRIREAGELLDIRLLDHIIIGDNSYVSLKERGL; encoded by the coding sequence ATGATGAATCATACTACGATGAAAGAACTGCCTCTCGATGCCCGGCCCTATGAGCGCTGTCTTCGGGAGGGACCTGAGCATCTAAGCGATGCCCAGCTGTTATCGATCATTATCAGAACCGGCTCTAAGGAGGAAAGCTCCCTGGAGCTGGCGTCCAAAATACTGGCCTTAAACTATCCGAGGGAGGGTATTTTAGGGCTTTTGCATCTTTCTCTGCCGCAGCTGATGTCGGTCAAGGGCATCGGCAAGGTGAAGGGGATCCAGCTTTTGTGTATCGGGGAGCTGTCAAGGCGCATCTGGAAGAAAAAGAATCTGGAGCAGCCGCTCAGCTTCCAGAATGCAAAGGATGTGGCGGATTATTATCAGGAGGACATGCGCCACAAGGAACAGGAACAGTTCCGCATGATGATGTTCAACACCAGACAGGTGATGCTGGGGGAGGTTTTATTGACCCAGGGCACGGTGAATGCTTCTTTCGCTTCGCCGCGCGAGATATTCCTGGAAGCGCTCCGGCATCAGGCCGTCAGTCTGATCCTGGTGCACAACCATCCCAGTGGGGACCCGGAGCCAAGCCTGGAGGATATCAGGCTTACAAAAAGGATCCGGGAGGCGGGGGAGCTTTTAGATATCCGCCTTCTGGATCACATTATCATCGGCGACAACTCCTATGTCAGTCTGAAAGAACGGGGATTATGA
- the mreC gene encoding rod shape-determining protein MreC yields MESKRSKYILIGLSAFCILLIGVTSFMDGFLNPLRSGIGYFLIPIQSGVNRAGTSLYNGITNYSTLKNAMEERQMLQDQIDSLIEENSRLQAEQFELERLRSLYELDQEYMQYEKIGARVIAKDSGDWFQVFRINKGSADGVRVDANVIAGGGLVGIVTDVGANYATVRSIIDDVSRVGGMAQQSGDTCIVAGDLTLFGEGRLRINNILQNGDIKDGDRIVTSNVSSKFLPGILIGYATDITTDPTRLTKSGYLVPVAKFDSLQEVLVITQLKEDQTQDPSGLQGEDS; encoded by the coding sequence ATGGAATCAAAGCGCAGCAAATACATTTTAATCGGTTTATCGGCATTCTGCATTCTCTTGATCGGGGTCACCTCATTTATGGATGGATTCCTGAACCCTCTGCGGAGCGGTATCGGATATTTTCTGATCCCGATCCAGTCCGGAGTCAACCGTGCAGGAACCTCACTCTACAACGGCATCACCAATTACAGTACCTTGAAGAATGCCATGGAGGAACGGCAGATGCTGCAGGACCAGATCGACAGCCTGATCGAGGAGAACAGCCGTCTTCAGGCAGAGCAGTTCGAGCTGGAGCGGCTCCGGTCCCTGTATGAGCTGGATCAGGAGTATATGCAGTATGAGAAGATCGGAGCCAGGGTCATTGCCAAGGATTCCGGCGACTGGTTCCAGGTATTCCGGATCAACAAAGGCTCCGCCGACGGGGTCCGGGTGGATGCCAATGTAATTGCCGGAGGCGGCCTGGTGGGGATCGTCACCGATGTGGGAGCCAATTATGCCACGGTCCGTTCCATTATCGACGATGTGAGCCGGGTGGGCGGCATGGCACAGCAGTCCGGGGATACCTGTATCGTCGCGGGGGATCTGACCCTGTTTGGTGAGGGCCGGCTCCGAATCAACAATATCCTGCAGAATGGGGATATCAAGGACGGGGACAGGATCGTGACCTCCAACGTCAGCTCCAAGTTCCTGCCGGGCATCCTGATCGGTTATGCCACGGATATCACCACGGACCCGACCCGGCTTACCAAGTCCGGTTACCTGGTGCCTGTGGCGAAGTTTGACAGTCTTCAGGAGGTCTTAGTCATCACACAGTTAAAAGAGGATCAGACCCAGGACCCGTCTGGCCTTCAGGGAGAGGATTCATGA
- the mreD gene encoding rod shape-determining protein MreD has product MKRTILNVLLMILAFTIQNCVFPLIPFLSASPNLLLILTFSFGFIYGKQAGMYYGLFAGILLDLFYSGPFGFYTLLFVNIGYFNGICTKYYYEDYITLPLILSLVNELVYNVYIYVLRFLIRNRLDVFYYAREIVIPETIFTVVTTLLIYRFFLFTNRRLEEMENRRD; this is encoded by the coding sequence ATGAAACGGACAATACTAAATGTACTGCTGATGATACTGGCCTTTACGATCCAGAACTGCGTGTTTCCGCTGATCCCGTTTTTGTCGGCATCGCCGAACCTGCTGCTGATCCTGACCTTTTCCTTTGGGTTTATCTACGGGAAGCAGGCAGGGATGTATTATGGCCTGTTTGCCGGGATATTGCTGGATCTGTTTTACAGCGGTCCTTTTGGCTTTTACACCCTGCTGTTCGTCAATATCGGTTATTTTAACGGGATCTGTACCAAATATTACTATGAAGATTATATCACGCTGCCGCTGATCTTGAGCCTTGTGAATGAACTGGTTTACAATGTTTACATTTATGTGCTGAGGTTTTTGATCCGGAACAGGCTGGATGTTTTTTATTACGCCCGGGAGATCGTCATACCCGAGACCATTTTCACCGTAGTGACGACACTGCTGATATACCGGTTCTTCCTGTTCACCAACAGGAGGCTGGAAGAGATGGAAAATAGGAGAGACTAA